GGAAATCACTCACCaattataaattagtattatAACAAATCATAAAATACTTTTAACATATGTTCATCTAGCCAAAGCTGTTGAAGCTAtatgtattttgtgtattttatgttttggctagCTATGCAGGTATTTTATTTGCATGATTAGTTTATGCCCAAAGGTGTAACAATCATGCAAATTGGAGTTGGTTCGATCCTCCACAACTCAACTACTTCCATGATGAATCTTGCAGAATCGAGAATGAGTAGGTAAATTTGCCAATCTTTTGCCTTAATTTTCAGTGAAttctaaattggattaaaattattgttGAAAAAGTTGATGTTGTTGAGATATCTATGTGTTTACTTTTATCGActttgttttagaattaaaacataaattttgagtttggattCTCTTATTAGGTTTCATTTTACTTTATGACCTAATCTTTAACACATATGTGGGTCTTCTCTCATAcactaaaataaattttgtagcCATTGGTTTATCTAATCACTTGTCACTTTTAGATCGATTAATAATGTTGAGATATTGTTCCTTTTATAAGCctaattttgatacatggatacaTATAGATTGGTTTATTATGTCCAAACCAACTATTTTGTGACTCAACAAATTTGTGTAagaaattttaatgttttgggCATATTAGAGGTTATTTATCTAATGAAATgaacctttaatttatttaagaaatttttgtgttttgagcatattaaagattgtaaattggttttatttaaattatgattaaatcTAAAATTTTGGTAGAGCTTGGGAAATACTGATGGAGTTTTTACATACCTTGCAACAAATCCTATTTGATTACAATTTTgatagattttctaactccaaacTTTGTAAAAATTTGTCATCTTATATTATTAATGGATTGTGTACACTATCTTTATTGATTCAACTAGcctatattttgttatatgaaaaccactttctctagtgtttaatcttgcaattttgagtgtttgcccaagtgggagaaataatgtattatgggcttcacactcatcaATTTTGCATGCTTTTAATGATCATAGTTTTGGTAGATAAAACGTACATTATCAtacttgtttatattttatttgttacataTGCAACTAATCTTGTAAGAAATTCAAGAAGGGTTAATGAGTAtattctgctcaaaagtgttttgcttattaattcttgtatgttgttcaagaaattgaacttgtgatttatatgttattgatgaataattaatctgctcaaaagtgttttcttaTTCAGTACAACTATAAATCAATGTATAGTGAAGCATGGAATTGACAAGATTGTATATACttcatctgctcaaaagtgttgaagctatatatgtttgcccttgtattttatgttttagctatgcaaacctaatataattagtttctgTCCAAAGATGATTCTAGAATTATATGCTTTTGATGCATTAGAAAACATTCAGTTAAAGTTTTCTATTTCTGTCAATTGTTAGATGAACAAAACTGACCAAATAATTTTGTATAGTTTTTCAGTCATGAGAATCACTTCCCTACAAATATCTAAAATaaagatgttgagctcataaattttatgttttagatcCCATGACTAATGTTTTGCTAATGGGAGTATTTGAAAGGTGTCTGTTTCATTTTATAGGcatttataaagtttttttttactctcttaatcagtgggagtaataATTTGTTTATCTCTACTAATCAGTGGGAGTAAGAGATTACCTTTTGTGTTAAAAATTTGAAGTGTTAGTGGCTGATATTTTAAGAgtaaattttgtttaagttttgttCATAAGTTTTAATAAGAGGTTCTCATTTTGTAAATAGTATGCCGTATTTTACTCGTTCTCTTATCATATTCTAAATTGACAGAAAAGTTGGATGTTGTTACCAACGTTGTTGAGTTCTTTTATGAACTACttttgtactgaaatatattttcatattttcagttCGACTATTGTGAGCTAATGTTTTGACTATTAGCTCTTGACACCATGACTTAGAtagcaacaaagtgctttaAGTTGAATGTGTATGTGATCTTGGAGTGCAAGGAACAGACCAAattgttctttgttttctttggttctGCATTCGATTCAAAGTGACAGGTTGCTAGGAAAGGTTATTGCATACTTATGAAGACTCAGTGATcaccatgagttcttattttGTTAGGATGAATCATTGacattcaagtgggagaatgtaagattGTGAATGATAATGAATGTTGTATTGGATCGTTTTGTTGTAAGCCACTTGTCTATCAAGTTGTTAGCAACCAAAGTGATCCGATAGTCCTAACATAATAAGGATTATGGAGTCTAAACCTTTGCAATTGACTTAAAGAAATCTGATGGATTTCACTACAAAGATATAGTATCATGGTGGGACTTAAATACTTAAGTGATAGGATTTGATTTTCACAACCAATAATAGGCCGGCTGTGATTAAACCCTAATGATATAAATACTATGGTTAAGTCCCTGCTTCCATACGCTCAATCTCTAAAAATACGCTAAACCCTATTCACAGCAGAGAgatattttgaagtactggaagtagaagacGACCAAGAACTCTGCAATGTCTTCCGTATTCTACAGATaagtttaatataattagtcgatctctattttatatattgatttgatttattcgtgatcctaatgtcttgttgttgtgatttcagAATATGTCTTACATGCATCACACCAAACCCAAATACCCGTCGGTTCAGAAGATCGGAGGAGCGGAATCCTCACTCTCAATGGTGATTTCCGACGACCGTAAGGGCTGGATTTTCCAGCAAGGGGAGGGCCTGAACCTGCGCTCCAGCTGTGTTTTCCGGCGAGGGGAggggcggccgccactcctcgccctcacgtggcttcgccactgcatGGACATATGATGTCTTCCTCAGTTTTAGAGGAGAGGATACCCGCAACAATTTTGTAGGTCATCTGTACAAGAATTTGGTTCAGAAGGGAATCAAAACCTTCATAGACGAAGAGGCGCTTCAAAGAGAAGAGGAAATATCGTTGGCGCTTCTCAAAGCAATCGAGCAATCGAGGATTTCTCTTGTTGTCTTCTCAGAAAACTACGCTTCCTCACACTGGTGCTTAGATGAACTCGTTCACATCTTTCACTGTAAAGAACAACTGCAGCAGATGGTTTTTCCAGTTTTTTACAAGGTGGATCCATCGGATGTGAGGAGGCAAAGAAAGAGTTTCGGTAAGGCACTTGCTGACCAtgaaagcaaactcaaagataACATGGACAAGGTGTTGAGATGGAGAGAAACTCTTACGAAAGCAGCAAATTTGTCTGGCTGGTCATTCCAGGCAGACGGGTATTTTTCTGACCTCTATGTACAAATAAACTTCAATTCATAAGCATAATAtgaaggctttttagccaaaatggttttTCTGAGATGAGCATAACTCTTtactttgttcttcaagatttaaaatcgatagaagtggttcttgagattgtccatcgtcaatcattttagttattccgtgaaaaaaaaatatttgttaaattgagtgtatttttgtcaaatcaatcGCTTCACTTGAACTGGTGGTTTCTCCAGTTTAGTTGAGATTTCTCACAGAATGACCAAAGTGATTAACGGTGGACACTCTCAagaaccacttttatcgattttaaatttcaGTGACCAAAATGAAGAGTTATAAGAATTTCAGCAactattttagctaaaaagactaatataaatatataatatttgagaaatgctaaggaaacCCTCTCAAAGTGGAACTCTCTTCATGAGCTCTCTCACACCTCATAGTTTAATGTTAGTTTCcttgccaacattataaaatattgtggcAAAAAATGAGGTGGCAAAAAGTTCATAGAGAGTATCACTTTTGAGAAATTATCCTCAGCATTTTTCATAATATTTTGATATTATTCCCTCACAATATTATAGGAAAACTTGTTTAAGTTATTCATTATTAGTATGTGAAGCAAACACATATTGGAGAATATAATCCCACATCGGTCATAtgataaaataatatacaacaaatatatGAGAGTTTGCACTCCTAATAGAGAATTTTTGTAGTAAAATCTAATACCGAGTAGTAGGAGATTAAATTGAGACACTATTGGTATTCTTGATGGTAAATCATGTTTGGCCTATAAAATTTATCAACACATAGCTAAACGCCATTCATCCATACTTAATATATAATGCCAACAACCCATTTAGGGTCACGGACTTCACCAAAAAGAATGCCCCCCCTCTCCAAAtaaaaaagttcaaaaccagTCGAAATGAATGCATAAAATAGTGCAGAGgcaattttgtcataaaaagaatttttttattgtttttttatgatTAGTATCTTACTATTACGTGGAATATTCAggagtttcttctagcatggtctaatattattcatttaatccaaatgtttgactttctttttcttAAGTAGAGTTGTCTGTCTGCTCTTGAAATATTGGTTACATGGAACATCAACGGATTTCTTCTAGTTTAATTATAATAATgttcttttttatgcttttAAACTTGTAGGCATGAATCtaaatttattcaaaaaattGTTGAAGATATTTCGGTCCCAGTTTTAGATAGTACCCATTTGAATGTGGCAAGGTATCCAGTTGGAATAGAGTCTCGCCGTTCCTCCGACGCCGCACCGCCCGCAACTACCGCCAATTCTGATCAAGACCGAGAtcgggatagagagagagaccgAGACCAAGATCGAGATCGCAGTCCTTCAAAGGTGCTGCTTCCGCCCTCGCTTTCTTAGCTGGAAGATTTGTAGGATTCGCTTTCTTATGTATGCTGTGTTACTGATTGGTTTGGTGATGCAGGCACAAGATTTCAGGCAGCCGGAACCTCAGATAAGCATGAAGACTTGTTTGCAGAAGAAGTTTGAAATAGTTTGCAAATTCTTATTCGTTTTGTGTTGGATCATCTTCTTAGTATTTTGGGTCCGTGGCGCCGCACGCATCGGTTTTTTTAGCGagttttttcaataaattgtaagagacttgttgcatatttAAATTAACACACATTATATCCTTGTTTCCTATGTTTTCAGTATATTCCAATgctttattatatatatgtcattctattttgtagtttatgatgaaataatatatattgtAAGTATAAGCAGAcatttatttacacgaaatataatagatttacttaaatctacCTAGTCCGCTTAGGTGCTCCCTTAGCTGCCTAGGCACTAAGTTCTAATGCACCGCCCGACTAGCACCTatcgtcttttagaaccttggttatGGTAGTGGTGGGAGTTAAATAGGCGTATGCCTAGCCTATGGAGctcacaaaaaaaaaccaaggataatttttattttgtatttcatttttttaataaaatggaAGGGACTTTTGAATGCTTCGATGAACATTTATTATATGGTTGCTCATTATGTTTTCagtatgttctaatactttataatttatattattttaatttataatgtATGTATttcaatacaattatgtattttaaaacAGACCCTGTTATACACTATTGGCTTGGtaatttgaatcaaatccacACCATCTCAATAAAATTCCAATCCATCCCAATACATTTGGGTCAAAAGTTGGAGTTGCAAAGCACAGAAAAGACATATTTGGGCCTAGTGGGTCTCACGGTGGTGCTTAGATGAATCGGTTTGAGTCTGACCGAGTCTGAGTGTTCCCAAAGAAAACGAATAACTCGGTTCatgacgagagatttttcagtgcaaCCAAATCATGAGCCATACATTACAtgtcactatataaatgataaaatatgtgttaaaaaattgataacttaaaaatttaaactttctgccacttgcataaaaatacGTGATCATTCGGTATTCCcatcataataaaaaatttctagtCCATGACAGAAGCGGCACACCTGGGAAGGTTGGTTCGTCACTGAGACTTCAATAAATACTtgcatttgcctacacactttaTGTGTatgcacacatttttttagaaaatgagaaggagagagggagagagagagagaaagaacatgagggagtgagaggttttttttttggtttattttttttttaaattttaaatattaaagatattttaacatcataTATAggtaaagtttcaataaaaaatagtaaaatttagacttgtgaaattacattattatctatcatttttttttgtgataaaagacTAAGTtatttttcatcctcttttgaGACAAACaagtttcattaattaatagagattaGAAACCGCAGGAGCTGCCATTTCCGATGATCGAATGctttagagaaagagagatggcGCGGCAAGAAAGCAAAGAGCCCTGCAAGAAAGAAGCCTGCAACATTCAAGCATGCCCCTCCAAGAACAACTTCCTCCCTCAAAAGTACGCCCCTCCGtcctctttttcctcctcttctctTTATTATTATCTGTATCACTTGTTTGGTTTCCGAGAAAAcattgtttggttgccgagaaaatagAGGAACATTTCTATCATCTCCATTTTCTTTCCCAAGAGTGAAGCTTTAAAATTCATGGGTCGAATCGAATATCTTTtcattcaagaacaatttttgtttatttctccATCGTATtgtaattaatataaaatgcgTTGTGATTTGATTTCTAGCTGGTTAGGGGTTTTACCATTGTGATTGGCTGCTTGCTTTACAACTTCTGTTTGTTTTACTGTTTCCTGAGCttttcaaaaaatatataatctgGCTCTTTTCAATTTATACGGTAAGACGGTAAGGGTGTGTTTGTTAGGGATGATTGGGTTGGATAGGATAATTGCTAGATTCAAGGCATATCCAAGTTGAAGGTAGAAGACAAGTTACTCATGAAGGAAAGTTGTCCATTCGAATTCCCACAAAAAACTAGGATTAGATGGGGTAACTTTCCTCTCTGATCATCGTTTTCGACATTCAACTTGGACAAATTTGGGAGTTGTGTTGCATTTTTCCCTTAAATATGCCTTGAATCTAGTGAGTTatgctacccaagctaatcctCCCTAACAAACGCACCCAAACAGTTTCCACAAGCTGGTTTTCTTAACAAAACTTTCTTTTAGCACCATGGAGGTAAATCTATAATCTCCAACGAGGAGGAATTGAACCGATACTTGTGGATGCAGTCTAGCTGTACTGACTTGAAGTTCTATAATCTCTCAGCATCTCATCCTTTTTCGTAATCGAATGATCATGGATTCAACGACCAATGAAGGAGCCTCTtcctcttcgtcttcttcttacACCCATTCATGGACATATGATGTCTTCCTCAGTTTTAGAGGAGAGGATACCCGCAACAATTTTGTTGGTCATCTGTACAACAATTTGGTTCGGAAGGGAATCAAAACCTTCATAGACGACGAGGCGCTTAAAAGAGGAGAGGAAATATCGGCAGCGCTTCTCAAAGCAATCGAGCAGTCGAGGGTTTCTGTTGTTGTCTTCTCCGAAAACTACGCTTCCTCAGAGTGGTGCTTAGATGAACTCGTTCACATCTTTCACTGTAAAGAACAACTGCAGCAGATGGTTTTTCCAGTTTTTTACAAGGTGGATCCATCGGATGTGAGGAACCAAACAAAGAGTTTGGGCAAGGCACTTGCTCACCAtgaaagcaaactcaaagataACATGGACAAGGTGTTGAGATGGAGAGAAACTCTTACAAAAGCAGCAAATTTGTCTGGCTGGTCATTCCTGGCCGACGGGTATTTTTCTGACCTCTATGTACTAATAAGCTTCAATTCATAAGCATAATACGAagactttttagccaaaatgattttTCTATGATGAGCATAATTCTTTACTTTGTTCTTTAAGATTTTAAATCGATAGAAATGGTTCTTGAGATATCCatcgtcaatcattttggttattctgtgaaaaaaaatctcaatttgTTAAATCAATCACTCCACTTGAACTGGTGGTTTCTCCAGTTTAGCTGAGATTTCTCACAGAATGACCAAAGTGATTAACAGTGGACACTCTCAAGAACCATTTTtatcgattttaaatttcaatgaccAAAATGAAGAGTTATAACAATTTCAGCAACTATTTTAGTTAAAAAGACtaacataaatatataatatttgagaaatgctaaggaaacCTCTCAAAGTGGAACTCTCTTCATGAGTTCTCTCACACCTCATAGTTTAATGTTAGTTCTcttgccaacattataaaatattgtggcAAAAAATAAGGTGGCAAAAAGTTCATAGAGAGTATCACTTTTGAGAAATTATCCTTAGCATTTTTCATAATATTTTGATATTATTCCCTCACAATATTATAGGAAAACTTGTTTAAGTTATTCATTATTAGTATGTGAAGCAAACACATATTGGAGAATATAATCTCACATCGGTCATatgatataataatatataacaaatatatGAGAGTTTGCACTCCTAATAGAGAATTTTTGAAGTAAAATCTAATACCGAGTAGTAGGAGATTAAATTGAGACACTATTGGTAAtcttaaaagaattttttttatgattagtATCTTACTATTACGTGGAATATCCAaaggtttcttctagcatggtttaatattatttatttagtcCAAATGTTTGACTTTCTATTTCTTAAGTAGAGTTATTTGTCTGCACTTGAAATATTGATTACATGGAACATTCACGGATTTCTTCTAGTTTAATTATAATAATGTTATTTTTTATGCTTTTAAACTTGTAGGCctgaatataaatttattcaaaaaattattgaagATATTTCGGTCCAAGTTTTAGATAGTACCCATTTGAATGTGGCAAAGTATCCAGTCGGAATACAGTCTCGTGTCAAACAATCCAGTTCGGTTTTTTTGGATCTTGGATCTGCTCCTGTCCTCGATCGCGAGCAATTCGAGAGAGACCGAGATCGAGATCGCAGTCCTTCAAAGGTGCTGCTTCCGCCCTCGCTTTCTTAGCTGGAAGATTTGTAGGATTCGCTTTCTTATGTATGCTGTGTTACTGATTGGTTTGGCGATGCAGGCACAAGATTTTAGGCAGCCGAAAACTCAGATAAGCAGCAAGATGAGTCTGAGGAAGAAGTTTGAAATAGTTTGCAAATTCTTAACCGTTTTGTATTACATCATCATCGTAGTACTTGTGGCCAGACACCACGATTTTTTTAGGGAAATTTTTATAGAAAGTATAATAAATTTACCTAAAGTTGTCTAGTCCGCTTAAGTGCccctagccgcctaggcacaAGGTTCTAATCCATCGCCCTACTAGCGCCTATCGTCTTTTAGAACTTTAGTTATATTAGTGGTGGGAGTTAAATAGGCGTATGCCTAGCCTATGGAGCTCGCGAAATAAAgggataatttttattttgtatttcatttttttaataaaatgaaaGAGACTTTTGAATACTTCGATGAACATTTATTATATGGTTGCTCACTATGTTTTCAGTCGGttctaattttttatcatttatgttattttaatttgcaaTGTATGTATctcaatacaattatgtattttaaaacAGACCTCGTTATGCACTATCGGCTTGGtaatttgaatcaaatccacACCATCTCAATAAAATTCCAATCCATCCCAATACATTTGGGTCAAAAGATGAGTTGCAAAGCATAGTAAAGACATATTTTGGCCCAGtgggtttcaaatttttttggcCCAGCCCTTTATCAAAAATGAATTTTGTATCAAAACGGATTATGTTTTGACATATAGTCATTTGGCCGGTTCTGTTGGAAATTGCCTTAGCTTTGTTATTTTAGGCTGACATCATAGTGGCTTTTAAGTGAAAATGATTCGAAAATGGTTCAATTTTCACATTGACCCTCTACTCTACCCTTTACAAAAGTTCACAAAATTTACATTAGCAAGAAAGACACACCAAAACCAATACGCGCTAAAATTACCGTAAACTCCCTCCATGACAACTCTAACTGGCACAATTTCAACGAAGGTAATATATCTCCCAACCCAAATGATATAATAAAGTAATTCCGGATATAAATGATAGAAAAAGTAAAATGAGACATAATATAGAAAggtaaaattagaaattttgtgGAACTAGAGGAACACTTGTTTCAATTGTATTCATTATTAGAATGTGAATCAAACACATGTTGGAGAATGGGATTTCACATCCGTCATAATCACATGACAAAATATGTGCTATTAATATATGGAAGTTTCAACACCTAATATCAACGagatttttgtaataaaatctAACACCTAGTAATAAGAGATAAAATTGAGACAATATCATAATGTTGATGGTGGACTATGTTCCACCTATGAAGTTTATCAACACATAGCTAAATGTCATTTATCTAAATATAATAATGTTCTTTTTTTGGCCTTTAAACTTGTAGGCATGAATCtaaatttattcaaaaaattGTTGAAGAGATTTCGGTCCAAGTTTTAGATAGCTCCTATCTGAATGTGGCGAAGTACCCGGTTGGAGTAGAGTATCGTGTCAATCAATCCGGTTCGGTTTGTTTCGATTTTCGATATGCTCCTGTCCTCACTTGCCAGCAATTAGAGCAGTTCCAGCCTTGCATATAGGCCGGGGGACAGGGGAGAAGAAAGGGCCCGAGGGCCTGTCAATCACGTCCAGCCTTGAAGGGCCCGAGCTCGTGGAGAAGGCCCGAGCAGGGGGCCTGTCAATTTGTGACAGCCCCGGAGCCCGAGCTCCAtgcccattttttatttttttctgtcaggcgcGTGCACCCCACTCGCGAGTGGGGGCGCGTCGCCCGACCAGTTTTCAGAAAAGTCAGCCGACTTTTCAGacagaaaagttaccgttgggaagacacgtggcttcccacggtccgttcgatctcaacgACTCCTTCATTTGGACCGTTGAatctcaacggtaaaaaaaaaaaatctaatttaatatcaaccgttcgatctgagatcaacggtcgatattaatatgctttataaataaagaaaaaatagttttaaaattaagaaaagttaccgttgtgacacgtggcacaatctggagtgttggaattcaaatttttttaaatccaacggcagagattaattatttgaataaaaattaaaaaaaatggaaaaaatccgaaaaaaaattgtaaaaaatctgaaaaaaaattgtaaaaaattgtttttacttttctataaataccacttcttctccatctaccttacaccacaatttcatattttctcaactactttcaatcaaattcctatctttctctcaaagtttcaatccaatttttttccacaaaatgactattgatgcaggtacgaattggtcgcttcttgaagatgttgcgttgtgcactagctgggttgaagttactcataattcccttacgggtaatgagatgcagttgcgagaaatgtggagtttaattcataccaaatatcttgagcaaatgagtgggaaaagaaccaaagaatcgatgtccagtcgttaGAAAATACTTAGCCATTCCTTTAGTACATGGAGAGATGCAttgacacaagctagtagtaatgttcgaagtggggcaaattatgcggatgaggtaagaatatattataattatttgtttgtattattattttgttacctaatttgattataattatttgtttgtattatttatttgttacctaatttcattattattattatttgtttgcattatttatttgtgacctaatttcaatattattatttgtttgtattatttatttgttacctaataatttcattattattatttgtttgtattatttatttgttacctaataatttcattattattatttatttgtattatttatttgttacctaatttcattattataattatttgtttgcattatttatttgtgacctaatttcattattattatttgtttgaattatttatttgtgacctaatttcattattattatttgtttttattatttatttgtggcctaatttcattattattatttgtttgtattatttatttgttacctaataattttattattattatttgtttgtattatttatttgttacctaataatttcaatattattatttgtagcaacttcaagcacaagcatggtatgctgccaaaatcaaatcaagaaacaaatcattcacccgatgggaatgttggaatattgttaaagattgtcctaaattcaaagttgtgcctgttggtccagaagtatgcATGAACAACATCCCTCTACACAGCACCTTTGTACACAACACCCCTCCacactctac
Above is a window of Malus sylvestris chromosome 15, drMalSylv7.2, whole genome shotgun sequence DNA encoding:
- the LOC126605039 gene encoding disease resistance protein RPV1-like isoform X1; translated protein: MPLQEQLPPSKHLILFRNRMIMDSTTNEGASSSSSSSYTHSWTYDVFLSFRGEDTRNNFVGHLYNNLVRKGIKTFIDDEALKRGEEISAALLKAIEQSRVSVVVFSENYASSEWCLDELVHIFHCKEQLQQMVFPVFYKVDPSDVRNQTKSLGKALAHHESKLKDNMDKVLRWRETLTKAANLSGWSFLADGYFSDLYVLISFNS
- the LOC126605039 gene encoding disease resistance protein RPV1-like isoform X2, yielding MIMDSTTNEGASSSSSSSYTHSWTYDVFLSFRGEDTRNNFVGHLYNNLVRKGIKTFIDDEALKRGEEISAALLKAIEQSRVSVVVFSENYASSEWCLDELVHIFHCKEQLQQMVFPVFYKVDPSDVRNQTKSLGKALAHHESKLKDNMDKVLRWRETLTKAANLSGWSFLADGYFSDLYVLISFNS